One window of the Lactobacillus sp. PV034 genome contains the following:
- a CDS encoding APC family permease — translation MEHMEYIDLEPQKKHYMAWPVIALIDFVTIISFENIFYPFQNQGLSVVISWIFLFFSYILPYALISAQMSLTFDNQAGGLASWVRRSSNDTLGYWTSWMYWVQSVPYIVDVSNSVIVSVSWMILGNNSLDKKMSTFWFGILTFVIILLFILLENLLKNSLEVLSLIGGGAMFIMSFLFVLLAGYAVMHGHHIATQPFNLAAFKPSFSLNYFSTTGLLIFAISGAELAAPYVSEMKNPKRDFPKSMWLLALMTGFLTIFGTLALAMFFNAHHIPHDFKMNGPYYAFQLLGESLGMGKALMYIFAVVQAVFMMAQLAVLLDASSRVFAGDVADKFMPKWLTKKNKNGRPIHSYTITAGLSLFLLLLTGTLPNINTIYNWLLNVNGIISPYKTCWVFFAFVAMRMHQEKYHSSYTFIKNKAGALAIGFWCLIFTFICATLGFIPQNIAFGTQGFNHQLIMNIITVLVLFGLGFVMPWLRKREKARENK, via the coding sequence ATGGAACATATGGAATATATCGATCTTGAGCCACAAAAAAAGCATTATATGGCGTGGCCGGTTATTGCTTTAATTGATTTTGTAACAATTATCAGTTTTGAAAATATTTTTTATCCTTTTCAAAACCAAGGTCTATCAGTTGTTATTTCATGGATCTTTTTATTCTTTTCTTACATTTTGCCCTATGCACTTATTTCGGCACAGATGAGTTTAACCTTTGATAATCAAGCCGGTGGACTAGCTTCCTGGGTACGGCGTAGCAGTAATGATACCTTAGGCTATTGGACTAGCTGGATGTACTGGGTACAAAGTGTGCCTTATATTGTCGATGTTTCTAACTCAGTAATTGTTTCAGTTAGTTGGATGATTCTTGGCAATAACAGTTTAGACAAAAAAATGTCAACTTTTTGGTTTGGAATCTTAACTTTTGTCATCATCTTACTGTTTATTCTTTTAGAAAATCTTCTTAAGAATTCACTTGAAGTGCTATCACTTATTGGTGGCGGTGCAATGTTTATTATGTCATTTTTATTTGTCTTATTAGCTGGCTATGCAGTAATGCATGGACATCACATTGCTACCCAACCCTTTAATTTAGCAGCATTTAAACCATCATTTAGTTTGAATTATTTCTCAACTACTGGTCTTTTAATTTTTGCTATTTCTGGAGCAGAATTAGCTGCACCTTATGTTTCTGAAATGAAAAATCCTAAACGTGACTTTCCTAAGTCCATGTGGTTGCTAGCTTTAATGACAGGATTTCTAACCATTTTTGGTACTTTGGCATTAGCTATGTTCTTCAACGCTCATCATATCCCCCATGACTTCAAGATGAACGGACCTTACTATGCCTTCCAATTACTCGGTGAGAGTTTAGGAATGGGTAAAGCCCTAATGTATATTTTTGCAGTAGTTCAAGCAGTCTTTATGATGGCGCAGCTTGCTGTTCTGCTAGATGCTTCTAGTCGTGTCTTTGCTGGAGACGTTGCAGACAAATTTATGCCCAAATGGCTTACTAAAAAGAATAAAAATGGTCGTCCGATTCACAGTTATACCATTACCGCTGGTTTGAGTTTATTCTTATTACTCCTAACTGGTACCTTGCCTAATATCAATACTATTTATAACTGGCTCTTAAATGTGAACGGAATTATTTCTCCCTATAAAACCTGTTGGGTGTTCTTTGCTTTTGTAGCAATGCGCATGCACCAAGAGAAATATCATTCTAGTTATACCTTTATTAAAAATAAGGCTGGTGCCTTAGCTATTGGTTTTTGGTGTTTAATTTTTACCTTTATCTGTGCAACTTTAGGCTTTATACCTCAAAATATTGCCTTTGGTACACAAGGATTTAATCACCAATTAATCATGAATATTATTACTGTGCTCGTTCTATTTGGTCTTGGTTTTGTAATGCCATGGCTTAGAAAAAGAGAAAAAGCACGCGAAAATAAATAA
- a CDS encoding hemolysin family protein, with product MSANTITTNLIIILITFIVAIFFVIAEFSLVTTRPSQLEEMLANGTGNKKKVERALHMVHNLNESLSTTQVGTTLVGVILGWFGESTIEELLTDLFGIGHFFGEKTAGVLGAVCGIILLTYLEVVITEIVPKNIAIDMPVKCLMAIVNPLNAFHWLVYPFVWLLNASASGILHLLGMESADEEQQVYSQSEILKLSKNAVSSGSLDKNDLVYMERAFELNDKVAKDIMTDRTELEVLDATDNVAKALKMYLKEGFSRFPVVRDNDKDDVVGYVYAYDIISQYQEDPEAPISRIIRAMITVPESMLIQEILQLMIKRHTPIVLVVDEYGGTSGIVTDKDIYEELFGTIKDEIDDVSDEYIIKDDHGQIHVSGKTTLYDFERYFHVKIKTFQDSDVITIGGYMMEHYPDLEQGQSVEFDGFKFKLNSVEQGFMRWFIVSKLKDTKEESSSSETTDLNSSKNNE from the coding sequence TTGTCTGCGAATACAATAACTACAAATTTAATAATTATACTTATTACTTTTATTGTGGCAATTTTCTTTGTAATTGCTGAATTTTCTTTGGTAACTACGAGACCAAGTCAATTAGAAGAAATGCTTGCAAATGGAACTGGTAATAAAAAAAAGGTTGAACGTGCCTTACATATGGTCCATAACCTAAATGAATCGTTATCTACGACACAAGTTGGGACCACCTTGGTCGGGGTTATTTTAGGTTGGTTCGGTGAGTCGACGATAGAAGAATTATTAACCGATCTATTTGGAATTGGACATTTTTTTGGTGAAAAAACAGCTGGAGTTTTAGGAGCTGTCTGTGGGATCATCCTTTTAACTTATTTAGAAGTTGTGATTACGGAAATCGTTCCAAAGAATATTGCAATTGATATGCCAGTAAAATGTTTAATGGCAATTGTTAATCCTTTAAATGCGTTTCATTGGCTTGTTTATCCTTTTGTATGGCTGTTAAATGCTTCTGCAAGTGGGATTCTCCATCTCTTAGGAATGGAGTCTGCAGATGAAGAGCAGCAAGTTTATTCTCAATCGGAGATTTTAAAGCTTTCCAAAAATGCCGTCTCTAGTGGATCACTAGATAAAAATGACTTGGTGTATATGGAAAGAGCTTTTGAACTTAATGATAAAGTTGCAAAAGACATTATGACGGATCGAACTGAATTAGAAGTTTTAGATGCAACCGATAATGTAGCAAAAGCCTTAAAAATGTATCTAAAAGAAGGATTTAGCCGTTTCCCAGTTGTTCGGGATAATGATAAGGATGATGTAGTAGGATATGTTTATGCCTATGACATCATTAGTCAATATCAAGAAGACCCTGAGGCACCAATTTCCAGAATTATTCGTGCCATGATTACAGTGCCTGAGTCAATGCTTATTCAGGAAATCTTACAATTAATGATCAAGCGTCATACACCAATTGTCTTAGTAGTAGATGAATATGGTGGAACTAGTGGAATTGTAACTGATAAAGACATTTATGAAGAGTTATTTGGTACAATCAAGGATGAAATTGATGATGTTTCAGATGAATATATTATTAAGGATGATCATGGTCAAATTCACGTTTCTGGTAAAACAACTCTTTATGACTTTGAACGTTATTTCCATGTAAAAATTAAAACTTTTCAAGATAGTGATGTAATTACTATCGGTGGATATATGATGGAACATTATCCTGATCTAGAACAAGGCCAAAGTGTTGAATTTGATGGTTTCAAATTTAAACTTAATAGCGTTGAACAAGGCTTTATGCGTTGGTTTATAGTTTCTAAGCTTAAAGACACTAAAGAAGAATCAAGTAGTTCAGAAACAACTGATTTAAATTCATCAAAAAATAATGAATAA
- a CDS encoding DMT family transporter, translating into MGSFLAVVATIFWGFENNFTQVLSQRNPIQVTMIKGLGVGIGSLILAVLFNEKLPNIKVIILALILGFFAYGISIVFYILAQRYIGAAKTSAYYAVAPFLSVLLSVLFLHEKMTSLFIFSLILMIIGSILLTKDALK; encoded by the coding sequence TTGGGGTCTTTTTTAGCTGTTGTGGCAACTATCTTTTGGGGATTTGAGAATAATTTTACTCAAGTTCTTTCTCAAAGAAATCCAATACAGGTAACTATGATTAAAGGATTAGGAGTAGGAATAGGGAGTTTAATCTTAGCAGTACTTTTTAATGAAAAGCTACCTAATATAAAGGTAATAATTTTAGCTTTGATTTTAGGCTTTTTTGCTTATGGTATTAGTATTGTCTTTTATATTTTGGCACAACGATATATTGGAGCAGCAAAAACTAGTGCATATTATGCGGTTGCACCATTTTTATCAGTTTTACTTTCAGTTCTCTTTCTCCATGAAAAGATGACATCGTTGTTTATTTTTTCCCTAATTTTAATGATAATAGGAAGTATATTACTAACAAAAGATGCATTGAAGTAA
- a CDS encoding DMT family transporter — MKNSQIKIAIFCALFSAMLYALYPPIAKSLIVNCPPIYLAAFLYLGTFGGLILFTPLTKANLKAKSIQKSDYKALLFVIFTNIAASIFMNWGVQLTSAGNIALLGNFEVVATAIVALIFFHQKFLKFFGQQSS, encoded by the coding sequence ATGAAAAATTCTCAGATTAAAATTGCAATTTTTTGTGCACTTTTCTCAGCTATGCTATATGCTCTTTACCCTCCAATTGCTAAGTCTTTGATTGTAAATTGTCCACCAATTTATTTAGCGGCATTCTTATATTTAGGAACATTTGGCGGCTTGATTCTCTTTACTCCTTTAACTAAAGCGAACCTTAAAGCAAAAAGTATTCAAAAAAGTGATTATAAAGCACTCCTATTTGTAATATTCACCAATATTGCGGCAAGTATATTTATGAATTGGGGTGTTCAATTAACAAGTGCAGGTAATATTGCCTTACTAGGTAATTTTGAAGTAGTTGCGACAGCCATTGTAGCTTTAATATTTTTTCATCAAAAATTTCTAAAGTTCTTTGGGCAGCAATCGTCCTAA
- a CDS encoding metal-sensitive transcriptional regulator, with product MKISKEHQEHHQDKLLKRLNRISGQVNAVKKMVEEGNEDNYDKILIQINAARSALQRVSQILLEAQADHALLRVEDGANVADEMEKLQQVIKQYNKIN from the coding sequence ATGAAGATTTCAAAAGAACACCAAGAACACCATCAAGATAAATTGTTAAAACGCCTTAATAGAATAAGCGGACAAGTGAATGCAGTCAAAAAAATGGTTGAAGAAGGAAATGAAGATAATTATGATAAAATTCTGATTCAAATAAATGCTGCACGATCTGCGCTTCAAAGAGTAAGTCAGATTTTATTAGAAGCACAGGCTGATCATGCACTATTGAGAGTAGAAGATGGCGCAAATGTTGCAGACGAGATGGAAAAATTGCAACAAGTGATTAAGCAATACAATAAGATTAATTAG
- a CDS encoding nitroreductase: protein MEFEEVLEKERAVRKFTDQRVSEKTVRAILADAQRSPSLLNSQPWRAYVASGKVVREIREKFRTLTEAGEQPREDFASLMKVEWDTYPSQNMATMSDTLNYFLHGEMKQFDEAQINLFNAPTLVFLTIPKKSPAWSIFDLGAFAQTLMLSAVDHGISAMPAHAIVRYPDIIRQYMPIAEDEAIGIGIGLGYKDRRASINDYRSKRESLDRVVKFVKD, encoded by the coding sequence ATGGAATTTGAAGAAGTTTTAGAGAAAGAACGTGCAGTTAGAAAATTTACTGATCAAAGAGTTAGTGAAAAAACTGTTCGTGCAATCTTGGCTGATGCGCAACGTTCTCCATCTTTATTAAATTCTCAACCTTGGCGTGCATATGTTGCATCTGGAAAAGTAGTTAGAGAAATTAGAGAAAAGTTTAGGACTTTAACAGAAGCGGGTGAACAGCCTAGAGAAGATTTTGCTTCTCTAATGAAAGTTGAGTGGGATACTTATCCAAGCCAAAATATGGCTACAATGAGTGATACATTAAATTATTTTTTACATGGTGAAATGAAGCAATTTGATGAAGCTCAAATTAATTTATTTAATGCACCAACTTTGGTTTTCTTAACAATTCCAAAGAAATCACCTGCTTGGTCTATTTTTGATTTAGGAGCTTTCGCACAAACTTTAATGCTTTCTGCTGTAGATCATGGTATCTCTGCCATGCCAGCACATGCAATTGTGCGTTATCCTGATATCATTCGTCAATATATGCCAATTGCAGAGGATGAGGCAATTGGTATAGGAATTGGTCTAGGCTATAAAGATAGACGTGCTTCAATTAATGATTATCGTTCAAAGCGTGAATCTCTTGATCGAGTAGTAAAATTTGTTAAAGATTAA